The Flavobacterium jumunjinense genome includes a region encoding these proteins:
- a CDS encoding ferritin: protein MKDLLRTNTSLHEGVEKLLNLQSKIESDASTKYLAMAAWLDRNGYECTAEYMYKQSEEEREHFLKVFKYITEMGGIAITPSVSEVQQEFASFREVFEIALQNEITVTHAVNKVIAKCRLENDYATEEFMMWYVKEQREEERNARRALELFELIDEDSATGKFQLDKEIAKIGANE from the coding sequence ATGAAAGATCTATTAAGAACAAATACTTCACTACACGAAGGTGTTGAAAAACTATTAAACTTACAATCAAAAATAGAAAGCGATGCTTCAACCAAATATTTAGCTATGGCTGCATGGTTAGATAGGAACGGTTATGAATGTACTGCTGAATATATGTATAAGCAATCTGAAGAAGAGCGCGAACATTTTCTAAAAGTTTTTAAATACATTACAGAAATGGGAGGAATTGCAATTACTCCTTCGGTTTCAGAAGTGCAACAAGAATTTGCTTCTTTTAGAGAAGTTTTTGAAATTGCTTTGCAAAATGAAATTACTGTTACTCATGCAGTAAACAAGGTAATTGCAAAATGCAGATTAGAAAACGATTATGCTACAGAAGAATTTATGATGTGGTATGTTAAAGAGCAAAGAGAAGAAGAAAGAAATGCAAGAAGAGCTTTAGAGCTTTTTGAATTGATTGATGAAGATTCTGCGACAGGGAAATTTCAATTGGATAAAGAAATTGCTAAAATTGGAGCAAACGAATAA